In Flavobacterium sp. WV_118_3, one DNA window encodes the following:
- a CDS encoding lipocalin family protein produces the protein MKKLIFLSVLTMMLFSCKSTSVTNTKLDRTSQVAIKGNWVLSSVSYPGSEYIKVNSFQIADSKCFEGSSWKFISNNNKGNMALEKANCPAFASAFTWFVNKEGEFVLKLLDAGEKAKKVKEGYVLKLANQSETSFQLIDKINVGGKLTDVVYQFEKLN, from the coding sequence ATGAAAAAATTAATTTTCTTAAGTGTACTTACCATGATGCTGTTTTCATGTAAGTCAACGTCGGTAACCAACACGAAGTTAGACCGAACTTCACAGGTTGCAATTAAAGGTAACTGGGTTTTAAGCTCTGTTAGTTACCCGGGTTCAGAATACATTAAGGTGAATTCGTTTCAGATCGCCGATTCAAAGTGCTTTGAAGGAAGCAGCTGGAAATTTATTTCAAACAACAACAAAGGGAATATGGCCCTGGAAAAAGCCAATTGTCCGGCTTTCGCTTCTGCTTTTACCTGGTTTGTAAATAAAGAAGGTGAGTTTGTTTTAAAACTTCTGGATGCGGGTGAAAAAGCCAAAAAAGTAAAAGAAGGCTATGTGTTGAAATTAGCCAATCAGTCGGAAACATCGTTCCAGTTGATCGATAAAATCAACGTAGGTGGTAAACTGACAGACGTTGTATACCAGTTTGAAAAATTGAACTAA